ATTGTCCGAACTCGACGTGATGGTCTTTGACCTGAACATCACCAGCACGACGCCTTTCGCCCCCTACGGAGTGTTCATCTTCATCCTGTCCTATTCGTTCTATATCTCCGCCTCCTTTGCCGACGCCTTCTCCAAGGTAGAAAAGCTTTCCGGAAATCTGGAGGAGGCCAATGTGCGGCTGGTGGACATGAACAAGCTCAAGGACGAGTTTTTGGCCAACACCACCCACGAACTGAAGACCCCGTTGGCCGGAATCGCTGGCATCGCCGAGTCCCTTCTGGCCGGGACCGGGGGCAAGATCCCGGAAACGGCCCGGGAGCATTTGAAACTTTTGGCCCACAGCGCCAAGCGGCTCTCCGGACTGGTGGATCAGATCCTCGATTTTTCCAGGCTCACCCGCCAGGACGTCTCCCTGCGCAGAACCACGGTCAATCTGCACGATGCGGTCCAGGGGGTTTTGGACATTTCCCGGGTCATGGCCAAGGCCAAGAATCTCGATCTGATCAATGCGATTCAGCCCCATTTTCACCCTGTCCAGGCCGATCCAGAACGGCTGGAGCAGATTCTATTCAACCTCGTGGGCAACGCCATCAAATTCACCCAGACCGGAACCGTCACGGTGTCGGCCGAAATCTTGGATGAATTCATCCGGGTTTCCGTGGCGGATACGGGCGTGGGCATCCCCGAAGAGGCCCAAGAACGCATCTTCAATTCCCATGAGCAGGTAGGGGCCGCGCACACCAGGGCCCCCGGAGGAACGGGCCTTGGCCTGGCCATCACCCGGCGTCTGGTGGAACTCCACGGCGGGGAGATTGCCGTGGAGTCAGAGCTTGGCCACGGCAGCGTGTTTTTCTTCACTCTGCCCGCAAACCGAATCACGGGTCATGAAAATGAGCCGAAGAACGAGGCCGACCCTCAGGTCGGACCCTTCCGTCCCGTTCTGCTTCCAAGCCTCAATCAGGCTCCAGATGACCTTGGCTGCGCCGATGGCCTAAAATACCAGGTGCTGATCGTTGATGACGAACCTGTGAACCTACATGTGATCGCCTCCTGTCTGAGACTGGCCGGGATCACCTTCAAGACGGCCAAAAATGGGGCCGAGGCCCTGAGATTGATCCAGGTCGGAGACCGCCCGGACATGATGATCCTGGACGTGATGATGCCCGGTCCGACCGGATACGAAGTCTGCAGGACACTTCGACGGGAGCA
The genomic region above belongs to Deltaproteobacteria bacterium and contains:
- a CDS encoding response regulator, with the translated sequence LSELDVMVFDLNITSTTPFAPYGVFIFILSYSFYISASFADAFSKVEKLSGNLEEANVRLVDMNKLKDEFLANTTHELKTPLAGIAGIAESLLAGTGGKIPETAREHLKLLAHSAKRLSGLVDQILDFSRLTRQDVSLRRTTVNLHDAVQGVLDISRVMAKAKNLDLINAIQPHFHPVQADPERLEQILFNLVGNAIKFTQTGTVTVSAEILDEFIRVSVADTGVGIPEEAQERIFNSHEQVGAAHTRAPGGTGLGLAITRRLVELHGGEIAVESELGHGSVFFFTLPANRITGHENEPKNEADPQVGPFRPVLLPSLNQAPDDLGCADGLKYQVLIVDDEPVNLHVIASCLRLAGITFKTAKNGAEALRLIQVGDRPDMMILDVMMPGPTGYEVCRTLRREHTAQAMPVIMLTVKNRVEDIVAGFSAGANDYLTKPFSREELLARVGTLLKLKQAHAVLRENIRLKEELVLRRETEQELWLTQHRLSGVLDALGEAVLAVNISREIALANKGFEALSGHAASSLLGRPLVELLATARTTGSGDLLSFLSDSGADRDNSAHFPGQILLDGAGQSLPCHVLATCLDMEDETLFVLVFRPPDSHGEVEREGLGHGPGGLVSILQEFT